In Candidatus Methylomirabilis tolerans, the sequence CAGATCGCCGGTACGTCAAGGCCCTCAGCGAGGCCTCCGAGAAGGCGCTTACCGGTTCCGCCGGCGAGTCGGTCCCGACGAATATCTAACCGTGCAATGAGGGTTCTTGGGAGGCCCGGAAAAATGTTTGACATCTCGGTGGACACATGGCAAAGTACGCTGGCGTCAATAGAGGGGATATGGCGCAAGAGGGGTACGTAATACTGTGATCAAGGATTCCGCGTGGAGGGATAGGCGATGTTCTATATGATTGAGTTTGACCAGAAACCAGGGATTAAAGGGAGGCAGGTAGCTGAAGCGTATCAGCGGTTTGCCAACCACTTCGCAAAGCTCCTCCCGCAGTTTAAGCTCGTTGGTCTTTTCTCCCGCGACCTCTACATGGGGCATCGTCCTCAGTACCTTGCGCTCTGGGAGTTCTCCGCCTATGCGGATCTCGACGCATGGAACCACCTCTGGACGACGGACGAAGAGGGGCGACGACTGGCCCAGGAACTGAGCGAACTTGCGCAAGACTGGGATGCCAAGGTGATGGCCAAGCTGCTCTGAGATAGGTAGATGCGGTTTGCACTGTAGGGGCACGTTGCAACGTGCCCCTACGATAACGGCGGTGTAGCTCAGTCGGTCAGAGCACGCGGCTCATATCCGCGGCGTCACTGGTTCGAGTCCAGTCACCGCCACCAACTTCAGCTACAGGTGTCAGCTTCAGACGAGCCCCCCTATCCCCCTTTCTAAAATGGGGGACATTCCCGATAGGCCTCCGTGCCTCCCCCTTTCGTAGGGGGATTGAAGGGGTTTCCATCGGCCGTGGTGCGGCCGCGGCCGCTTGGGGTGTTGCTCAGCTAGCCGCGGCTACTTCACAGGGACGGTAAGCGGCTGGCCCTTCTCCGAAATGGTGAACGCCAAGGCCTTGGCTGGAGCCGTCGAACTGAAGTTCTTCACACTATGCACCTGTTTCGGTGGCTGATGGAACGTATCGCCGGGCTTGAAAGTGACGGGCGGCTTTCCCTTGGCTTCGAAGCTAATCGTGCCTTCAAGGAGGTAGGCCAGCTCTTCTCCAGGGTGATAGTGGGGCTCGATGGTCGCTCCAGGTGCAAACTCCACCAAGGCCAGCACAGCCTCTTTCCCTTCAATTCCTGCCAGATCCGTCTTGATGAGCACGGTCCGTTTCATCGGTGCCTGCTGAGCATTCAAAGCCTGAGTCCCGATCACTCCCAGCGCGATTCCAACCGTCAAAGCCAAGGTAAGCAGTAAACCCGTTCGCTTCATAGTGTCCTCCTGTGTAGCACCAAATCTGTGCCTCTTAAAAATGTTTTTTGAATTCCAGAGCAACACCCCATGAGGCGCTGTCGCACCACGGCCCACGAAAATGTAATGCTGCGCAAGCGATCAGCTTTTAGCGGTCAGCTATCAGCTCCTCCGATACGCCCCTCCGCTTTATCTGAAGCTGACGGCTGATTGCTGATAATTGAGGCCTTTTTTTAAGGAACATCCCTAATCGAGCCGCTCGCCCCAGGGACCCCTGAGAATAAAAATGTATGGCGGAGTTCTGTTGTGGTCTGATGTTTTCACGGCGCAGTTGGTTTTTTGGCTCTTCTCCCAAACGAGTGGGTAAATTGTTAGGCTTCTAGATCTCCGGGAGCATGCACGTGAGGATTTTCAAGCGCAGATACTCCTCATCGCGTAGGCCATAAGCACGTCGTTGTAGAACACGGATCTTGTTATTGAGTCCCTCGACAAAGCCTAATGCCACCTTGTTCTCGGGTTGACAGTAGGCGGCGATCCCATCCCAGTGCCGCTCGATCATCTTGGCGAACTGCTCGTAGGGCTTGAGGCGTTGCCACTTGAGGGAGGCCCGCCAGTTCTCGAAGAACCGCCGGGCCCAGCCCTCCCTCTGGTAGTCCCACAGTTGCCCGAAGGACTCCTTGAGCAGGTACGCGGTGTTCAACCGCTTGTTGGCGACCAGCAAGGTGCTCAAGGCCCGTCGCCCGTCGAGCGTGAGGTTCTCCCGATGGGAGA encodes:
- a CDS encoding cupin domain-containing protein, translating into MALTVGIALGVIGTQALNAQQAPMKRTVLIKTDLAGIEGKEAVLALVEFAPGATIEPHYHPGEELAYLLEGTISFEAKGKPPVTFKPGDTFHQPPKQVHSVKNFSSTAPAKALAFTISEKGQPLTVPVK